The Prevotella melaninogenica nucleotide sequence CGGTAGAAATATGCTGCTTCAACGTATGCACGATATTGCCAATCATAGAGGATATAGCTCAAATCTACATTTCGATGTGACCAATACATTCCATAGAGGTCGTCTACCGTGTTGACATTCATGAGGTAATCCAAGTTTATTTCGTAGGCTGCCTCATATTGTGCCTCCGTCAGATTCAGCTCGTAAGCCATCTTATCTGTTAGAAAGAGTGCTTGTACTCGAGCCTGCTCATAACTCATTGCGCTTGTTGATGCGCCGATAACTATGAGCGATGCGATGAGGGTTAGTACTATCCTTCTCATAATCGTTACCTTTTTAAGTTCTTATTCAAGTTTCGGACTACTTCGAAAAGCATTTCCTAACTTTCACGATGCAAAGGAACGAAGAAAAAAAGAGATGTGAAAAGGATTTCCCCTATACAGTGGGGGATTTTCCCTAAACTTGTGTTTGACACGATATAACGGCTTAAAATCTCACCTTATTTATATACAGTTAGTTTTATTTTTACGTTACTGTCACTTTTAACAATTCTCGTAATCGATTGGAAATTAAATGGTTATATACTGAAAGGTGATGATAGGAATGACAGGAAAATAAGTTTCGATGGATTCTTTTAGTTCTCATTTAAATTGATTCTTCCGTTAAATGTGTGTACGTTTTTGTATAGCTTTAAAGAAAGAAACGAGCTTATGCGTTAAACAAAACTGGGTGTGTCAAAATGGATACATCCTCTTTCACTCTCTTTTTTTTACGCATTACTTGTTGATTTTCCGCTCATGGGGATGCTCGGCCCAAACCGCTCAGTGTTTTCTGGTATAGCTTATTAAGCTACACCTGTACTTAGGATTGCAGTTCTATGTTGAGCTTTCGATGCTGGTGTCCTACAAATCGGATTTTATGACTGGAAGATTGAACGTGCCGCTCAAGGCTTGAGCAGGTAAAAGAAAGTTACTAGTCTTGCCATGATATTCACGGCGAGTCCAGCAACCTATCTTTGTCAAAGTGCAAAAGTGCAAAAGTGCAGAAAGTGCAAAGTGCAGCGGATAGAAATTCCTGCACTTCATTCCAGTAGTTTTTTCAATATGGCAGCTCCAATCTTACGCTCTAACCCCTGTTTGCTCATGGAGATTCCCGTCTCACGAGATATTTTCTGCTTCGCTTGGGTTATGCCAAGAGCTCTTTTCCATGAGAACGAGAGCCCTGGTATTGGAGATTTCTTACTCATGACTTTGGTTGGTTCGTTGCAGTTCCTGTCTGGATATACTGTGAAGGGTTCTTCTCTATCTTTGTCAGTTCCTCTTCACGCCATTTGGCGATAGCTGTTGTGAGAAGTTCTGCTTGCACTGTCGCTATTTGATTCAACAACTCTTTATTAGCAGCCATTTCTGCCTCAAGTCTGCTATGATTCTTTTCGGTAGAAATTTTGACCTCTGTATTTACGTTGTCATTCAAGTCAGATATTTGTTGATCAGAAAGCACTCTTACCCGATGCATCTCCGAACGAAGCAAGTCATCATATGGGCCAGATGCTATCATCATTTTGAAGAAAGTAGGAGTTGTTTCTATAATAATAAACAGCAACATAACGAAGATAGAGACGAGTTGAAGCGAAAAATTCTCTGACTTTACATTGCTAAATGCCTCATATCTCACGCAGAAACCATTCTCTTCCGAAGCCTTTGAAATGTTGGCACCGGCGTTGCTCGCATTAGCTGAAATTTGTTGCTTTATATCGGTCAGTTCTGTTTGGTGCGCAGATGTCCAGTCATCCATTTCTTTCTGAATAGCATCTCGGTTTGCCTTTTTGTCTTCATATATAGGACCATGGCCAACTTTTCCACTCAGGGCAGTACCCTCAGCTTCCTGCTGTAGCTCATAGTTGGCTTTCGCCAGACGTTTACTTATTTCCTTGCGCTCTTTCTCTAGTTCATTACGACGTTCAATGAATGACTTATTGCCTAGCTCAGATTCCTTTCTAGCATCATTGGCGCGCTTGATATTGTCAATTACTAATTGATGATCTATCCTGTCCTCGAATATCTTCATCTCAAGAGGTGTCGAAATAACAATGCCAAGAAAAATAGCCATGATAATTCTGGGCAAGCCGCCGATAATTTCATCTTTGCTGATGGTGTGCTTGCCATCTGAATACATGGTATTTACGATAAATCGGTCAAGATTAAAAATCAAGAGGCCCCAAAATATACCGAAGCAGATAGCCATAAGTTGAGCATGACCGTCTATGTGGTCGGTTGATAGTTTCTCTATATCGGGGTTAGCAAACACGAAATACATAGCATAGCCACCAGAAAACATAGCCATCAACGCAGTAAAGAGAATTGTACCACCCATACCGGCATACTTGGCGTAGTCGGCGCGACACTGTCTCAGAATCTTTTTGTTTACTCCAGCGCAAGTCCAAAGGAACTCGTTTAGGAGTCCTCCCCATTTCATCTCGTTTGCAGGTTCATTAACTTTATCCATGTTTCTTGATTTTTTTCAATTTGTTAAACACATTGTCTAATTTTACAATGATCTTATTCCACCAATTATTACGATTCAATGGGATATGTAAACTGTGGAATTTATCGATACTGATTTTGGGAGTTTCTTCAATCATGGCTGCCGACAACTCTATCTTCGGAGGGTCCTTCAGGTTGAGCGTAGCTTGAAGCATATTGAAGTTAATGCTCACAGATACATTGTTGATTATCTGAGGAGTAGGTACCATTATCGATTTGATTATAGGGAGGGGCAGTATCTTTACTTCTATCTCCTTATTGGTTTCTCCAAAAACATCAGCAACTTTCAACCTATATTTTGTGTTTCGACGAGGCTCTACTATTTGACTTCCTATAGTTTCCACCATGCCATGACCTTCAAGTTCTACTGAGATGGCATTACAAATATTCCAAGAGAGGACAACTGGTACACCTGAAACCGTAAATTCTTTATCAGCGCAAAAATCTATCTTGCATTCAGGTTTTACCTCTATAGTTACTGTTAGCTTGTCTTCTCGTCTTCCATCAAGACTTATAACGGTAAGAGTATACGTTGTGTCCCGTGCTGGGGAAACAACCTTGGAGGCTTTTGGCTCAACTATCTCAGTGATGTTGTCGTAACTCAACTTTACAGCCTTAGCATTTTTTACATTCCATGTAAGTGTAGAAGAGTCACCATTTCCTTTCCTTAGTATTGTTGACGATGCGGAGAAGTTTGTCTGCCATTTAGTAAGGAGTTCGTCAAATGGTCTGAGATTGTCGATGTCTGTTTCTGAAAGATATTGCATCAACGCTTTCAGTAAGAGAGGGAATACTCCGTCCAGACTCTTTAGCCTTGTATAAATAGTCGAGGACGTAATATCCTCGTAATCTTTTGCCGTAAACAATAACGCTTCAGACCCTTCTACTTGATAGTCATCTATCAATGACAAGTCTCCAGAGATAGCCAGTATACTTGTGTAAATGATAAGTTCCGAGAAGTAATCAAGTCTCTCTGATGATTTGTGATTATTCTTTCTGCACGGGTGCTGATAATCCTTCTTGCCGATGATGATATCGTCAAAGTCATTCATCGTTGGCACATACATTGAATCGTAATCAATCAGATATAGTTGTCCGTTATTGCCTACGATAATATTCTCATGCTGGAGGTCACCATGGGCAAACTGATGTAGGTGCATATCATGACATAGAGACAAGAAATCGTCAGCCAGTTTCTTCAAGGTTAGCTTATCTCTGTGACTACATATAAATTCTTTCAGATTGAGCCCATCCACCCATTTCATCCTGGTTGTTGGGTATATTTTACCTCCAACCACGATACCCTCATCTACATAGGTGAACTCACAGAAATAAGGCAGAGGATGCTTTGATAACGCTTCGGACACAAGTTCCATCCTATGTTTGACATTCCCCAAATCACTATGCCAACAACGAAAAGCCCATTTCTCACCATTCTTCACAAATGGATACACAGAGGTGAATCCCCCAGAGTATCTCTTGGGATTACCGTCTGGCAAAACCTCAAAGGTTCCGTCTTTAACAAATGAATCCTTGATTAATGCCGGGACAAGTATACTTTGTGTTATCTCTGATATTTCAGGCATTTTACCACTTCTTGCTTATATTGTCTATATTAGGAGTTTCACTGATACGAACATTCTGTTTCCATTTGGACGACATATCTTCTGCTCCTTTCTTGTAATCAGGTTCAGAAGGAGGGGTGTAACTGTTGTTAACCCACTTGCTTGATATGGAATCAATAGGCGAACCCACTATTTCCTCCAATGGATTTAAGTCTTCAATAGATATCTGTAATAGAGCATCTTTTAGTGATTGGGACAAATGTTTAAGTTCAGAATCTGTTTCAAGTACCTTGAATATGTTTGAACTTCCACGAGAGGCAATATCGTCAGAATTAAAAAGCAGTGTGTCGGTATCTTCTATCCCAAGATCATTCCATAATGACGGCATCTTTGACAATGCAAGAATGCTTATGTAGATGACCAACTCAGAGAAGTAGTCTGCCTTGGGGGTTAGTTTCTTGTTCTGCCAGCGTGCAGGATGCTGATACCCCTCAAGGCCCTTTATGTCATCTGAATAACCATCAAGAGATGGAACATACATGGAGTCATAATCCACAAGCACAAGTTCACCGCTGTCCTTCACCATGATATTTCCATGCTGAAGGTCGCCATGAGAGATACCGTGCTCATGGAGTGATTTTGCCATTTTCAAGAAATTAGCAGCAAGAGTTTTCAACTTCTCTGGAGAGTAGAGATACTTACTTATATAATCTTTTAGCGGCGAGGCATCAACCCAGTCCATAGCGACAATAGGCTGAACGCCTTCATTTGTCAAAATACCATCAGAGAAATACTCAAAACCTACGAAATAAGGCAATTGAAGGCGCCGCAGTTCATCAGCAATCTCCTTAGTCCTTTTCTGAGCATCGTCTACGCTTGCATGCCAACACCTTATGGCATATTTACGATTGAGATTTTCAAATGGAAAGACCACACAGAAACCTCCTGCATAACGAATAACGGTGTCGTTACGCTTCACCACATGGCCACCCATTAAGACGGGGGATTTAAATAATTGTGGAGTTTCTATAGCTGACAGATACTCACTACATTCCGGAAGTTTTGCCATCTTCTAGCTTTTTTACACGTTCTTCGAGTTTCTTTATTCTCTCAAGCAGTTGATTGACAAAACTCTTTAATTTCTCAAGTTTGATATTCATCTTCTTCCTCTTCTTGTTTTCTTTCTTCGGGATGATAGAACTAAGGGAGTCGACTAGTTTTGAGAACTTCTCCCGTAGTGAAGCTGTGTTATCTTCTCTTGTAAAATTGTCAGGAGTCTGTTCCACATAACTTTCGTCTTCGGCAACATTGCTTCCTACTTCATGTGTGCTCGAAGCCTTTTCTGTTGGGAGGATTGGACTTTTTTTCACAGACTCCTGGGCGATTAGATTACTTAAGTTGTCTGTAAGGCTGACTTTAAATTCTGAGACACCATCGTTCTCTATGATTACAAGTGTAGTGTCGTCGTTATGCATTTTCTCTTCCTTGCGCCATTTCCCCACCAGTTCTATAAACTCTTGGTGTGATTGTATAGATAGAAGAGACTCAACATATGATTGCTCTTGTCCTTCGGCGTGTTTTCGATAGAGAAATTCAGAAAGGGCATCTGTTACAAGTAGAAGTTTTCCACCAGCATCGAGAACATCATCCTTAATCTTGGGTTCTCCCTTACCACCTTCCATACTATCGAAATAATCTGGATGATTACCAAAATCCCCTTCTTGCGAGCGAATAAAATCCGTAATGTTATTATTGGCATCTAACTTTACGATGCAGGAATCTCCCAATACGTAGCTGCTGTATGCTGCCTCCTTTTCGAACTTAACGCCACACAAGGTGGAGCCCGCTCCTCTACGCTCTGCCAGGATGTTCTCAAGCATCCATGTGGGCTTGCCTTTTTCTTGCTCTGTTTCTAGAAAATTACGCACACGTTCCATCCATAGTAGACGAAGATTCTTAATCTCATCCACAGCTTTAGGTTTGAAATCGTCGTTTGCGTATGCGTTGGCAAGCAGTTCTGCCCACCATTGAGGAAAAATAGACTGAGACATGCCATCCGAGACCGCCACAGATTTCCTCTCTACGTTTATAGAGAAGAAATCCTGGCAGTCGGAATATTGTTCAGCCTCTTTGTGTGTTATGAAGCCACGAACTATCATTTTTTATCTTTTTGTCCCTTACTTGAGCCGAAATTAATTAGATTGATGAGGTCAACACCCTCTGCATGGAAAATGCATCCACGAGCATTGTCGCTCATAGGTAGTTCATTCTTAGTTGCAGCCTCTTTATAACCTTCTGGCACCACACTTGTAATCTCGTACAAGAACTCAGCACCGGCACCAGTAGAAGATATTGCTGACTTGTCATTGGGGAACACAACCTTTGTTCCATTTTCCGAACCAACCTCAGCGTTGAATATCAATACGTTGCCATCCTCACAAGAAAGGTTCATTATTTCGTTTGCAACGTCAATGGTTTCACGCATGCAAATACTTATATCCTGACCATTATAATACGGAATTCCGTCGGAGATGTTGATGATAACAGGTGCGGGATTCTGTGGCTTGTCTTCCATCCATTTGGAGACAAGTTCTTTAGCCATCTCAAAGGCACCCTTCATGTTTGTAGTGCCATCCTTGTCAATGGCTTCTACCCAAACTGGCATCTTTGTGTCTATTTCAATGATTCCGCCAGCACCATCAGGCATCTTCTTCTTCACAGAGTCTATTCTTACAGGATTACTATACAAATCCTCTAGGTATCCAGAACAAATCTCCTTCACATTATGGTTATATCCAATAACGGTGATAAAACAACGGTTCTTTGGCTTTTCTCCGTTGAAATTCTTCTGGATAATCTCATTGATAACTCGGTTGATTACCTTTGAGGCGAAAGATGTCCTTGTCTCTCCTTCGTAAGGACTCATCATAGAGCCGGACTGATCTATCAAGATGATAAGGTAGCCTGGTGTTGCGGAACTCCATTGCATGTCGTTTGCTGCCATAGGTAGTAAATTTATTCCGGCTGCTCCTGTTCAGATAGTTAAGTTTAGATTAAGTTACATACAAGCGCAAAAACGTGGAGCTACGTCCTGTCACTCGTTCCACACTATAAGGCTTCTAGCATTGCCCTGATTCTCGAAACGAGCAACGCCATTAGCCCCACGCTGATGTAGATATATAGTACTTCCACGCCCTGCCAAATAAATGATAGGACACAATGAGGGTTGTATGTAGTACACCCAGTGAAGCATTGACATTGCTTTTTTTTGACAATCAGTTTGAACTTTGCAAGAATTCTATAGCGTCAAATCCAAAGCATCAGTAAACGCCTTTGCCTATGTATGCGCCCATCCTTATTCCGCTCCTGCTGTCTTGCGACAGAGGCTCGGAGTGAGGTAAGCGGTCGTAAAATTAAGCAAAATCAGACAAACCCACAAAAAAAATGTAGAGAAATGTGTGTCGGAGTTAAAAAATGACTGACAGTATCAGCAAGATAATACCCAATATCTACCATATTGTATATTTGAGCGCTACAAGGCGTCAATCTTTCAATAACCAGAAAGATTCCCATTCCCCACATTTCAAAGAATTCATCAACGTATGATTAATTTTAGCGAAACATAAGGCAATTGATGCTTAATAGGCTTGCAAAAGATGCCCTTTTAAAGTCTTATTAACGCCCTTTTGAAACCTTGCTAAGCATCTTTTGAATCCTCTTTTTGCAACTACTTGGTAATAAATGACTTAGAAAGGAAATAAAACAACTCACGTTTAAGTTATTTCCCTATCTTTTCTTTGAACATTTTGTCAATATATTTCCTTGTCTTTTGAAGTTAAATCTTACACAGAGCCAAAGAGTTAAGGGAGGGTTTATTTAAAGATATGTATCCACAGTGCGCTATTAATGCAAAATAGAGGAGGTGTGGACTGTTTTAACCACTTTTCTATTTGAAATCTAATAAGTTGCGTTTACTTGTGGAGGGATTAAGTTTGCCGGTCATCTTTTTTTTATTATCTTTGTAGCTGGTATTAACTTTATAATGATGAAGAAGTTATTTTCAACCTTGGTTGTCCTTTTGATGACATCGACGATGCAGGCTCAGTATCAAGAGCCGGTGCGACGTGACACGTTAAAGTTGCAGCCATTAAAGGGCTTAGAATATAAGGTGGAGATGCAGGGGAGCCTTTCAAAAGGCAAGACCCCACTCTGGCTCAATGCCAATAAGTATGGACTCAGTTCGCTGGAGACGGCGAACGGCTATCTACGTGGGGGCATAGAACGCCCATTGAGCACGGATGAAGGGCAGAAGTTCGGCTTAGGCTATGGGTTAGATGTTGTCGTTCCTATCAATTATACAAGTAAGGCTGTTATCCAGCAGGCATACGTGGAAGGGCGATGGTTACATGGAACACTGACCATTGGAGCTAAGGAACAGCCGATGGAACTGAAGAACAATGAGCTCAGTTCGGGTTCGCAGACATTGGGTATCAATGCTCGTCCTATTCCGCAGGTGCGCTTGGCATTGTCAGACTATTGGACACTACCTTTTGCGAATGGCTGGTTACACCTCAAAGGACACGTCGCTTACGGAATGATGACCGACCAAAATTGGCAACATGACTTCACCGCTAAGCAGTCGAAATATACCGACCGCGCATTCTTCCACTCTAAGGCAGGCTATCTGAAGGTGGGCAATGATGAGGTGTTCTGTCCGTGGTCGTTGGAGATGGGATTAGAGATGGTTAGTATCTTTGGCGGTACCTCTTATCTCCCTGGTGGGCATGGTGCCATGAAAACCATAGAGAATGGGAAAGGGCTGCACGCTTATTGGAACGCCTTTCTCCCCGGTGGTGCTGACAATGGTGAGACAACTTATCAGAATGTGCAGGGCGACCAATTGGGCAGTTGGGTGATGCGTTTCAACTATGATGGCGACTGGAGTGGTTTTTCACTCTATGCCGATAAGTTCTTTGAGGACCATTCAGCCATGCTTCAGCTTGACTATGACGGTTATGGTGAGGGTAGCGAGTGGATGGAGAAGAAGCAACGTCGCTACTTGATTTATGATTTCAAGGACTGGCTCTTAGGTTTTGAATATCGTTATAAACCAGATAATTGGTTGAACACTTTTGTCGTTGAATACCTTTATTCAAAGTATCAGAGTGGTCCGATTTACCATGATCACACCATCACGGTAGCCGATCATATCGGAGGCAAGGACAACTACTATAACCATTATATCCTCCCCGGTTTCCAACATTGGGGACAAGGCATTGGTAATCCGCTTTATCGTTCGCCAATTTATAATGAAGATGGGACTATCTACTTTAAGGACAACCGTTTCGTGGGTTTCCATGTAGGTTTGGGTGGTCATCCTTCAGAGTATTTCAAGTGGCGCTTCCTCGGCACATGGCAGGAGGGATTGGGAACCTACGAACAGCCTTACACGAAGAGACGACACAATGTGAGTCTGATGGGGGAGGCTACCTATACACTGCAAGGACAGAAACTTCCGATGTGGATGAGAGGTGTTGATGTCCGAATGGGCATCGGTGCCGACTTTGGTTCAGTACTCGGTGGCAACAACTATGGTATGCAGTTGACCATTACGAAGCGTGGTTTGTTAGGAAAGAAATAGCCTTTTTATTGTGTAAAAAGAACAAAATAGAATATGAAAAGAATAAAGATATTATCTTTTGTCTTGCCCCTACTGACACTCCTCTTCTCCTCTTGTACGTTGGAAACGGACAATGATGCAGGAAGAATGGAGGGAATGTGGCATCTTGTGAAGATAGAATCAATGACATCCGCTGCAAATGAAGACTTGAGTGAGCAGGTAATCTTCTGGTCTTTTCAAGCTAAGCTCTTGCAGATGGAGGATAAGACAGGACAGCATTATAGCTATCTCTATCGTTTCCGTATTGATAATGACCAACTTACGTTGACTTCTCCTTATCAGTTTGACCGTGAGAATGGCGACCGACCACTAACAGCTTATGAGTCAACATTAGGCTTATATGGTATTAAAAGTCTTACGCCAGTGTTCCGAATTGAGAAGATAGACAGACGAAAGATGATATTGAATGATGGGGCGGTAAGGCTCTACTTTGATAAATTCTAAGCGGTTAAACTCTATTGAACCCTATTGATATCATGTGAGTTATTAGCATCTTTGGATTTTTATCTTTCTCTTCTTGACACGCTCTATCCCTCTTTAATAGACGTGCGGACGCCTAACACATGACGTGCGGAGGCTTCGCACTATTGGTGCGGACCGTAAGCACATAACAAAGTAATACGGTGTGAAAGCTATGCAGAAGGGTAGTTTTTGTTTAAGATATTGCTTTAAGTCATTATGGCTACGAAATAACAAAAGGCAGGTGTGAGCCTGCCTTTTGTGTATATATTAATAACGCTGCTTAGTTTTTAGTTTCTTACCTTTTTACTTCCTCTTTATTCTGTGAAAGGAAGTCCACCTTTCCTTCTTATAAAGACATCGAGGGTATATTGGAAGGTGATATAGATAATAATATCAATCGCAATAATCCATGTCACAAGAAGTTGATTGAAGAGAGAAAGGTTGATGATGATAAAGATAAGCGACAGTGCAATGATGCTTATCAAAGCCTGATGCTGTGTCATTCCTGCACGCATTAGCTTATGGTGGATATGGTTTTTATCCGCTCTGAAGATCGGTTTGTGGTGAAGAATTCGAACGATGATAACTCTGAACACATCAAAGGTTGGTACGAGGAGTAAGGTCACGGAAAGGAGCGTTGCACCCTTCTGATAAGGCATGACATGTGGGTTATACATACAGAACTTAATCAGTAGTACGCCAAGGATGTAACCAAGTGTCAGACTACCAGAGTCTCCCATGAATATCTTTTGGTTCTTTTCCTGTTTTCCCCATATGTTATGGTAAAGGAAAGGAATCAATACACCCATCAGTCCAGCAATAAGGATGCAATAGACCCATATCTTTTCGCGTTGGAAAATAAAGAAAAGACCCGATAAAGCGATGAGCGTAAGGCTCGCAGAGAGGCCGTCAATACCATCTATCAAGTTGATGGAATTCATGATAAATACCAGTACGCCAATGGTTAACACCGCCCCTACGAGTGGCGGAATCTCATAGATACCCAAGAATCCGTAGAGGTTGTTGATGTAAAGATAGGACATCGGAAGCAGACTTGCCACAATAATCTGCATGAGAAGTTTCTTCTTTGCCCGTACGCCAAAGATGTCATCGAGTACGCCTGTTATATAGATAACGGTGATACCCACGCCAAAGAAGATGCTCCATGGGCTGACCCCAATCTTATTGCCTTTGCTTGTATAAATCCACGCCAATAGTGCAACGACCGTAGCAATCAGCATACTGGGCATAAACGATACACCCCCTAAGCGAGGAACAGCATTCTTGTGTATTTTTCTGGCATTTGGTGTGTCATATAATTTTCTCTTTTTACAAAACGAGAGAATCTGTGGAATCATAATGAATCCACAGACAGCACTCATGGCAAAAGCAAACAGGCTTATCAAAATATATGTTGACATGTTGTATGTATTCTTGTGTTTAATAAAACTCAAAAATTGTAATTATATTGTATTTGGGCGTCATAAAAAGTATAATTATTATCTGATGATAATCGTTTTTGCGAAATCTTCTCACTGTGAATGGTTATTTGTTATTTTCTTTTTGTAAATTTGTAGCTAAAGAATATTAGTTGAGTCGTTGTCTATTATGGGCATTGGGCGGTTCTATTAAGTATTTTTTGTTAAATAATCCTTGAGCATCAACGTATGGAACGTATTGACATATCAGTTTTAATGGCTGTCTATAAGAAAGATAATCCAACTTTCCTTCGTGAAAGTTTAGATAGTATCTTTTCTCAGACAGTGGAGGTTGCCGAGGTCGTTTTGTTAGAGGATGGACCTTTGACGGATGCTTTGTATGACGTTATAAAGTCTTATAAGTTGAGATATTCAACTTTGAAAGTGGTGTCATTCCCAGAGAATAGGGGGTTGGGTAAGACCTTAAATGATGGCTTACTACTTTGTAAATATGATCTTGTGGCACGTATGGATGCTGACGATATCTGTAAACCGAATAGGTTAGAGGTAGAGTATAATTGGCTAAAGGCGCATGAGGACTATGACGTGATAGGCTCTTGGGTGGATGAATTTACAGACGATAAGACGCGGGTAAAGTCGATAAGAAAGGTTCCTGAAACGTATGATGAGATAAAGAAATATGCGCAGTATAGATGTCCTATAAACCATCCGACAGCTATGTATAAAAAAGTAGCAGTGCTGGCAGTAGGTGGTTATCTCACAGAATATTTCCCTGAAGATTATTTCCTTTGGTTGCGAATGTTGAAGAATGGAAGTAAGTTTTATAATATTCAGGAGTCTTTGTTGTGGTTCCGTTATTCGGAGGAGACGGTAGCAAAGCGAGGTGGTTGGGCTTATGCTTGTGATGAGGTGCGTATCTTGGTACGGATGCTGAAGATGGGCTACATACCTTTCCATGTTTTTTGTCAAAGTGTTGTAATCCGTTTTACCACTCGTGTTATGCCTTTACCTATCCGTCAGCGGTTATATAATTTGATAAGAAAAACATAGCTTTGCAGGATTGAATAAGCTAAGAAGAATCACACTTATCTACAAAGAGATGATACAATAAAATAGCGAACATTACGTTTCTATTTTTATATCGTAGTTAATTATTAAAGATAAATACAGAATTAAATATAGTTTCAATGGAAGACAATAAGAAAGAGAAAGTTGCAGTAGTTTCCTTTCTCAAAAAACTTAAGCATGACTTGTTACGATACGTTATCGTATTTGTTGTTGCTTTGGTAGGATCAATCTTAGTGATTCTACCTGTTCCACGCTATTATAAGTGCGATATATCACTTGCTCCAGAGATGGATAATACCGAGAACGGAGGTAAGTTGAGTTCTATTGCGTCTTCCTTTGGTGTGGATCTTGGCGATGTTGCTTCTGCCAATGCCTTACAGCCAAGTCTTTATCCAGACCTGATGAAGTCAAATGAGTTTATTAAGAGTCTGCTACAGATTCCTGTAGAGACAAAAGATGGTTCGGTAAAAACCAATTACTACGATTATCTTTATAATCATCAGAAAGAGTCGCCATACGCTAAAGCGATAGGATGGATTGGAAAGAAGTTTAGCGATAAAGACAGTCTTACAAGCAAAATAGACTCTATTAATCCGTTTATGCTTAAT carries:
- a CDS encoding MraY family glycosyltransferase, encoding MSTYILISLFAFAMSAVCGFIMIPQILSFCKKRKLYDTPNARKIHKNAVPRLGGVSFMPSMLIATVVALLAWIYTSKGNKIGVSPWSIFFGVGITVIYITGVLDDIFGVRAKKKLLMQIIVASLLPMSYLYINNLYGFLGIYEIPPLVGAVLTIGVLVFIMNSINLIDGIDGLSASLTLIALSGLFFIFQREKIWVYCILIAGLMGVLIPFLYHNIWGKQEKNQKIFMGDSGSLTLGYILGVLLIKFCMYNPHVMPYQKGATLLSVTLLLVPTFDVFRVIIVRILHHKPIFRADKNHIHHKLMRAGMTQHQALISIIALSLIFIIINLSLFNQLLVTWIIAIDIIIYITFQYTLDVFIRRKGGLPFTE
- a CDS encoding glycosyltransferase, translated to MERIDISVLMAVYKKDNPTFLRESLDSIFSQTVEVAEVVLLEDGPLTDALYDVIKSYKLRYSTLKVVSFPENRGLGKTLNDGLLLCKYDLVARMDADDICKPNRLEVEYNWLKAHEDYDVIGSWVDEFTDDKTRVKSIRKVPETYDEIKKYAQYRCPINHPTAMYKKVAVLAVGGYLTEYFPEDYFLWLRMLKNGSKFYNIQESLLWFRYSEETVAKRGGWAYACDEVRILVRMLKMGYIPFHVFCQSVVIRFTTRVMPLPIRQRLYNLIRKT